The nucleotide sequence GCCTTGGTGAATTCGGTTTCTTTTAATCAGATGAAAGACCCGGCCAAAGAGTTTTCCTTCGTGCGTGTCTTCGGAACTATAGGATGGATCACCGCCGGATTGCTCATCAGTTTTTTTAATTGGGATTCACAAGAAGGTATTACCGAAGGGTTTTTGCGCAATACGTTTTTAATGGCTTCAGTATCATCGGCTATATTGGGTGTGTTTAGTTTTACTTTACCTAAAACGCCGCCAACCGCAGATAAATCACAAAAAATAAAACTATCGGATATTCTGGGCCTCGATGCTTTGGCATTATTAAAAGACCGTAATTTCTTGATATTCTTTTTGGCCTCGGTATTCATCTGTATTCCCTTGGCCTTCTATTATCAGCATGCGGGACAGTTTTTGGGGGAAATCGGAGTCGCCAACCCTGCGGGAAAAATGACTATTGGGCAAATTTCCGAGATTCTTTTTCTCTTGCTCCTGCCCTTCTTTTTTAAACGGTTCGGTTTTAAAATGACCATTGTAGCGGCTATGTTGGCCTGGGGGCTTAGATACCTAATGTTCGCCTTTGGCGATACGGGAGAACTGGTCTTTATGTTGCTGACGGGGATAGCCTTGCATGGTGTTTGTTACGATTTTTTCTTTGTTTCCGGACAGATTTATACGGATAGTAAAGCAGGGGCAAAATACAAAAGCGCAGCTCAGGGCCTGATTACTTTAGCGACCTATGGCGTTGGTATGCTCATAGGTTTCTGGATAGCCGGAGCCATTACGGATACCTATGTTATGGATGGCGGACAACACGATTGGAGTACGATTTGGCTGTATCCTTCCGCTTTTGCGTTTCTAGTGCTACTGCTGTTCTCCATTTTGTTCAAAAATGAAAAAATAGCCTATAAATCATAGTTATTTTATTAAATTCAAACTCTTAAAAAATAAAGAACACAAAAAGTTCAAATAGCGACTTTTTACTAATTAAAAGGATTACAAAATGCCAAAAAAAATCAGACTTGGAATTTTAGGAGGAGGAGGAGACTCTCTAATAGGTGTACTACATCGTGTAGCATCGCATATTAATGACAACTATCAAATAGTAGGAGCGGTATTCAACCCTGATTTTGAGCAAAATATGGCTTTTGCCAAGGAGATTGACGTGCCTACCGATCGTATCTATAAAGATTTTGATACGATGATCGAAGAAGAAATGAAGCTTCCTGAAGACGAGCGTATTCAGGTTTGTTCGGTGTTGACGCCGAACTTTCTTCATTTTCCTATGGCATTGAAACTGTTGGAAAACGGTTTTCACGTGATTTGCGAAAAACCTATGACCACCTCATTGGAGGAAGCTAAAAAACTACAGGCCGCCCATGAAAAGGCGGGTACCGTTTTTGCATTGACCCACACCTATACCGGTTACCCAATGGTACGCCAAATGCGTGAAATGATCAAGAATGGGGAGTTGGGAAGGATCCACAAAGTAGACGCCGTTTATTATCAAGGATGGATCAATGAGATAATCCACGATCAAGAGAAGCGTTCTTCGGTTTGGCGTCTAGACCCCAAAAAGGCAGGAATCAGTTCTTGTATAGGAGATATCGGGGTACATGCCTTCAATATGGTAGAATACACTACAGGCTTAAAGATCAAGTCTATTTTGAGCGACTTCAATTATTTGTATGAGGACAACCAGATGGATGTTGATGGAACGGTTCTTATCAGAATGAGCGACCATGTTAAAGGGGTTATTCGAAGTAGTCAAGTAGCCACGGGTGAGGAAAATGGCCTAGGAATCGCTATATATGGGGAAAAAGGAGCTTTCAGATGGGAGCAAGAGAATCCTAATTACCTGTATGTCCTGAGCGATACCAAACCTACGCAGGTGTATAAGCCAGGTCATGCCTATAACAGCGAGCTTTCTTTAGGTGGCACAAAACTTCCTCCGGGACACCCTGAAGGTATTTTTGATTCTATGGCGAATATCTACCTTGGTGTAGCCAAAGCGATAAGAGGTGAGCAGTATGATAGCGGTGAGTATCCGACCATGACCGATGGTGTTCGTGGTATGAATTTTATTGAAGCTACCGTAGAGTCTAATAAAAACGGAAATACTTGGGTGGAATTGGAAGACTAAATAGTCTAAAGAAAATCCGCAATAAATAAGAACCCCCGAAAGCATTTGACTTTCGGGGGTTTTTGTTTTAAACTTGTTCAATCGATGAAAAACTCCTATTTCACCGGTTGTATCATAAAACTAAAAGATAAATTATCTGGTTTAATTTGATATTCTTCGTGTGGTAATAGTCCCCAGCTGTTATCGCCTCCAACACCCATTTGGCTATAATCTATATTGATGTTGATAAGGTCTCTTTGAGGGATGTCATAGGTGTGGCGTTGTTGTTTTTCCATACCCTCATCAAAGTCGGAATTATATTGATTGTGGGCACTGAATCCGAACAGTCTTGGTGAGGAAATTTCGATTCCTTTTCCGTTCCTGTTTAAAAAGGATACCGTACGGATATCCGTTCTGTTCCCGTTCTCTTGTGGACGTATGTACTCAAAATATAAGTCCTTTACTTTTGCATTATATGAACCTACCAATGCCGAAGTGTTCCGGTCTTGGTAATTTTCATGTGGACCTCTACCGTACCAGCTCACATTATCGTATGCCGAGTCTATGATAAAGTTATTTCCAAAACGGGGCACGATGGGCAGGCTATCCTTAATGTTGGAAAGGTCCGTACTCACTAGAATTTCTCCCTTGTTGTTGATTGCATAGGTCACCGTGGCTTCACCTTGTACGGAAGGCAGGCTGTAAGTGGCCGTAAGCTGTAAATCGTTTTTGATTTTAAACGGATTCTTACTAAGTTTTACAGCGTCAATGACCTTTTTGCCGTCATTGGAGTTCAGTTGAAAACTCGTCAGGTTTTGAGTTTCGGTAGCCTCTTTCCAGACCTTTAGACGTTTAGGCATATTGTAGCCATAATCATTGTCGGTCGGCGCACGCCAGAAGTTTACGCTCGGTCCGTTTTTGATCAAATTGCCTTGGCCGTAATCTAGTGTGGTCAAGCTACCATCGCTACTACTAAAACCGACTTCAAATCCTTCTCCTTTAATTTTTACGGTGCCATCTACATTCGTAACTGAAAGTCCACTGGTTTCCAATTCAAAAACACTGGGGGTGTAATCGGTCAATTGGAATTGTTCATAAGCAAGGGTAAAACCTTGCGGAACAAGTGGCGAGGCATTTTTGGTGGATGCGTAAACATTCAAGAAGTATTCAGATTTTTCGTCGGTCAATTCCGGTAGGGCAATCTGAAATTCTTTAGACTCATACGGAGCTACTGCTACATCGGTAATAGTTCCAGCCTTCACCTCAATTCCGTTTTTGAACAATTTCCATGTGAAATTATATTCTGAAAGATTGGTGAAATCATATTTGTTGGTAATCGTGATTTTACCTGATTTAGGATTGTTCGATTTAAACTTTACATATTGGTATACCTTTTTTACCTCGTACAAAGCAGGATGTGCCGAACGGTCAGGATTCACCAATCCGTTTAGGCAAAAATTATTGTCATGCTGAAGGTGTGAGGCGCCGAAATCGCCTCCAAAGGCATAGAATTCGACCCCGTCTTCATTTTTGGTCTTTAGGCCTTGATCGACCCAATCCCAAATAAAGCCACCTTGCAACACGTCGTATTTTTCAATAACGTCCCAGTAATCCTGAAGGTTGCCAACGCTATTCCCCATGGCATGGGCGTACTCGCATTGAATAAGGGGCCTTTTAGGGTCGTTTTCGGCATATTTGACCGTCTGTTCTATAGTCGCGTACATTGGCGCTTGAATGTCGGTATTGGCGTACTGGGTAGCGCCTTCATATTGAACGGGGCGCGTATCGTCTTGTTTTTTGAGCCATTCGTAAGTAGCGAAGAAATTTTCGCCGTTACCTGCCTCATTTCCTAAAGACCAAGTAACGATAGAAGTGAAATTTTTATCGCGTTCGTACATGCGCATCGTACGGTCTAAATGCATGGCTTTCCATTCAGGCCTATAGGCAGGGTGTGTTGTTTTGGCCTCTTCATCGTTGTCAAGACCTTGGTTGGTGGTGCCCATGCCATGGGTTTCAATATTGACTTCATCGACGATGTAAAAACCATATTGGTCCGCCATGCGATAGAAAAACTCGTTTTTGGGGTAGTGGCTGCAGCGTATGGCATTTAAGTTGTTGCGTTTCATTACCTCCATGTCTTTTAATGTGGCTTCCCTGCTGATAACATGGCCCGTAGTTTCATCGTGGTCATGTAGGTTGGCCCCTTTAATGAGAACGGCCTGGCCATTGACCAAGAATTGATTGTTCTTGATTTCAATTTTTCTGAAACCTATTTTAGAGTTTATGGCTTCGGTCACCTTTCCTTTCCTGTCTTTAAGGGTAAAGAGTAGGGTGTAAAGATTAGGTTTTTCGGCGTTCCAGCTTTTGATGTTTTTTAAGGATTTATCAAATTCGACTACGGCCGAATTTTGGTTGAAGACCACTTCTTTTTCCTCTGAGTAAAGTACTTTGCCATCATCTAAAAGTTGTACGCCTACTTTGTATCCTTTTGCCTTTTTTCCGGTGTTTTCTAGTTTCAGGTTAAGCTTCAGTAATCCATCTTTATAGTCGTTTTCCAGGTCGGCTATGGCCCGATAGTCTTTAATGGTGGTGGTTTCGGTAGCGTACAGATAGACGTTGCGGTCAATGCCGCTCAGTCTCCAGAAATCTTGGTCTTCCATATAGCTGGCATCGGACCATCGAAGTACTTGTACGGCCAAGGTATTTTTGCCTGCTTTAAGGTACTTTGTGATGTTGAATTCCGCCGGGGTCTTGCTGCCCTCGCTGTAACCTACTTTTTGTCCGTTGACCCAAACATACATAGCGCCGCTGACCCCACCGAAATGCAGGTAAATGTTCTTGCCGTTCCAATCTTCTGAAATTTCAAAATCACGTTTGTAGCTTCCTACGGGGTTTTTGTCGTGGGGAATAAAAGGAGGGTTCTTTGGAAAAGGGTAGACGATGTTCGTGTAAATGGGAATGCCGTGGCCTTGAAGTTCCCAATTGGAAGGCACTGGAATCGTGCTCCAAGTGGAAGTGTCAAAATCGGCCGTTTGAAAATCAAGGGGCCGGGCCATAACATTGTCGGCATACTTAAAGCGCCAATCGCCGTTTAATGAGCGGTAAAAGGGAGAATTTTCCCAACTATCGTTCTGTAGTGCATTCTCGGGCGTTTTGTATCGATAGAACGAAGCCGTTGGGGCTTCACGGTTGATTTGAAATATTTCGGGATTTTCCCATTCGGGATTTTCCCATTTAGGCGCCTGGGCCTGTAAAGAAATGGATAGGAATAAACCAAGAAACGGAAGAAATAGGCCGAATGAGGGCTTATAGGGAGTTGAGTTGAGCATGCTAGAGTTTGTTTACGTTGATACTGTACAAGGTAAAAAAACTTTACAATAAACTAGGCTTCTGTGGTATCACAAAATAGCACAGTCCCTCAATCCCTATAAAAACCGTTTAACGGTCGAATATTTTTTCGAACTCTTGACAGACAATGATCATGCTCTCGTTGGGCTTGCGGTTGAAAGCGGCCAGTTCTTTGGTAAAGTAGTCCCAATGCACCTTTTTCCAATAGGCCAAGCTTTTGTCGCCCTCACCTTCGAGCTGGGCATAGGCCTCGTCTATACTGAAATAGGGCCTTAACTTTACTGCGGTAGTTCTAACGATGCACTGTGCCTCGCCTTCCCAATTGGTTACGATCATAAAATCGCCAATCTTGGGCAATGGCTGTTTGCGGTACTGCAGACCCAACAACGAGTGGGAGGTGGCACGTTTAATGCCTTTTTTGACCAATGCCGCGCATTCGTTGGCATCCTGTTCGTTGTTGCAGAAATGTACGACTTGTGGGGCATCGACAAAAGCATGTTCTAAATGTTTGTCAAGGTAATCTCCCCACAAATTTCGGGCTGAAGCGTTTTCCATATAGTTATTGCGGTTAGCTAGTTTTTCACGGTATTAGCGAAAAATTTAGGTTAACAATATACAAACGAACGAACAATTTTAGGTGATATTTTAGAATATCAGATTGATTTATCGGTCGTTATACATAATCATGAAAGTTTTCCGGACTTTAATTGTTCGGCGGCGTGGTTGGCGGCCCTTGCCGTAAACGCCATATAGGTCAACGAAGGGTTGACACAACTTGACGATGACATGAAAGCTCCGTCGGTTACATATACATTGGGAACGGTATGTAATTGGTTGTGTTTGTTCACTATTGACGTTTTGGGGCTATGTCCCATACGTGCACCTCCCATTTCATGAATGCCCAGGCCGGGACCGGTTACTTCATCATAAGGCTGTACATCTTTGAAGCCCGCCGCTTTGAACATGGCAACGATTTCCTTTTTAATGTCCTCGCGCATATTGTATTCGTTTTCCTTGAACTCAACGTCAAAATCCAGTTGGGGTAGTCCCCATTTGTCTTTTTTGCTTCGGCTAAGGGTTACGCGATTATCGTCATAGGGTAAAAACTCGCCGAAACCCGTAACGCCAATTTGCCAATGACCAGGTTTTAGAATGGATTCTTTAAGGTCTTTTCCGTATCCCATTTCTCCGATTGAAGCCGACCAGTCTTGCCTGCTGGCACTTCCTTGGTAACCAAAGCCGCGCAGGTAGCCTTCGCGCTTGGTTTCGTCGTTCAAATTGACGAATCTGGGAATGTAGAATCCGTTGGGTCTTCGTCCCTTGTAGTACTTATCTAAATAACCGTCTACTTTTGCCGAGGCGCCCAATTTGTAGTGATGGTCCATAATGCCACGGCCAAGTGCGTCGGAGTCGTTGCCCAAGCCATTGGGGAAACGCTCGCTCTTTGATTGTAAAAGAATCCCGACCGATGCCATTGATGAGGCACATAGAAAAATCACTTTCGCCTTAAATTCAATCTTCTCGTTGGTTTCGGCATCGATGATCTTAACGCCAGTAGCCTTTTTGGTAGTGTCGTCATATACCACTTCGTATACGATGGAATTGGGCCGTAGTGTCATATTTCCGGTACGTTCCGCAGCGGGCAAGGTAGAGGAATTGCTGCTAAAATAGCCCCCGAATGGGCAGCCTCTCCAGCATCTATTTCGATTTTGGCATGTTCCCCTGCCTTCAAAATCGGCATCAGGGTCGGTGATATGTGCCGCGCGACCGATGGTAATTAAACGTCCGTCGTCAAATTTTTCGGCCACTGAGGCCTTAAATTCCTCTTCAACACAGTTGAGGTCCATTTTAGGTTGAAAGATACCATCGGGCAAGTGGGGTAGGCCCAGGTTTTCACCACTAACCCCAATATATGCTTCCACCTTATCGTACCAAGGTGAAATATCTTTATAGCGTACGGGCCAGTCTACGCCTATACCTTCTTTTTTATTGGCTTCAAAATCAAGGTCGCTCCATCGGTAGCTCTGTTTGCCCCAAGTCAAGGATCGTCCGCCGACTTGATAGCCTCGTATCCAGTCAAAACGCTTGGTTTCTACGTAGGGATGGTCAAGATCGTTCACAAAAAAGTGCTTTACATCTTCCTTTGGGGCCCAGCCTACTCGTGATTGGATGTGGTATTTTTCTTTATCGGCCTTGGAAAGCTCCCCTTTTAGGGGATAGTCCCAAGGGTCATCGTTCATAGTGGGATAATCTTCGATATGCCGCACCATAGGTCCTCGTTCAAGTACTAAAGTTTTTAACCCGTTCTCACATAATTCTTTAGCGGCCCAACCACCGCTAATTCCTGTTCCGACAACAATGGCATCGAATATTTCTTCTTTATTCACAATAGTATTTCTTGTTTTAAACCTGATGTAATGCCTATATTTATAACTTTCCTACGGGAAGTCGGCTTTGACTATTTACGAGAATTAAATATAGGGTTTTTCTTTATAAGGACATACAAAAGGAAGAAACCTGTTACTAAATACAAACAAATAGAAGTATGAAAACAATTAAAGGACCCGGCGTATTTTTAGCGCAATTTGTAGACAGTAAAGCACCGTTCAATACCTTGGACGGCATGTGTAAATGGGCTGCGGATTTAGGGTACAAGGGTATTCAGATACCTACATGGGAGAGTTTTTTAATAGACTTGGACAAGGCTGCCGAAAGCCAGGATTATTGTGACGAGCTTAAGGGAAAAGTAAATTCATACGGCCTTGAGATCACTGAGCTTTCTACGCATCTTCAAGGGCAATTGGTCGCGGTTCATCCGGCTTATGACCTTATGTTCGACAGTTTTGCTCCCGATGCCGTAAAGAACAACCCGAAAGCCCGTACCGAATGGGCGGTAGACGTTGTTAAAAAAGCAGCTACGGCCAGTAGAAGGTTAGGTCTTAATGCCCATGCTACTTTTTCAGGGGCGCTACTTTGGCATACATGGCACCCATGGCCACAACGACCAGCAGGCCTGGTTGAAATGGGTTTTGAGGAATTGGCCAAAAGATGGATGCCCATCTTGAACCATTTTGACGAACAAGGTGTTGATGTATGTTACGAAATACATCCGGGAGAAGACTTGCACGATGGGGATACCTTTGAGCGTTTTCTCGCCGCTACAGGAAACCATAAGCGTGTAAACATCCTTTACGACCCAAGTCACTTTGTATTGCAACAATTGGATTATATTGAATATATAGACCACTACCATGAGTTCATCAAATCGTTTCACGTGAAGGATTCCGAGTTCAACCCAACAGGTAAAAAAGGGGCCTTTGGTGGTTATAATGATTGGGGTGATCGTGCCGGTAGATACCGTTCTTTGGGCGATGGTCAAATCGATTTTAAAACTATTTTCTCCAAGCTTACCCAATACGGTTGCGATGTTTGGGCCGTGATGGAATGGGAATGCTGTATTAAGAGCCCTGAACAAGGGGCCCGTGAAGGAGCGGTCTTTATTCAAGACCATATTATCGAAGCTACGGAAAAGACCTTTGACGATTTTGCCGGTGCAGCTATAGATAAGGAAATGCTCAAGAAGATTTTGGGTCTTTAGTCCAAAACAGACTTGCGGACATCTATTTTTTAAAATAATGAAGAATGCTTTCTCTTGTCTTTTGGCAAGAGAAACATTTTTCTCTCTTCGAAAAACTAATACATAAATTATCAAGACCTATGAAGAATCTATTACTTATCCTTTTTATGGCGGTAGTCGCTTTTGGATGCAAAGAAAAGACCGAAAAAAAACAGGGGGAAATGGAAGCTGCTCCCATAGCCGAGACCGAAGTGGAGGAGCCAGTTCAAGAGTGGACGGTTCTTTTTGATGGTTCTTCGTTTGAGGGTTGGAAGGAATACAATAAAGAAGGAGTTTCCGAGAATTGGAAATTAGAAGATGGGGCCATGGTTTTCTATCCTCCAAAGGACAGAAAAAAGGGGGAAGCTTTTAATTTGGTCACCGAAAAGGAATACACCGATTTTGTGTTGTCTTTGGAATGGAAAATTTCCGAGGGGGGTAACAGCGGGGTCTTTTGGGGCGTAAGTGAAAACCCTGAACTTTCGGAAGCATATCAGACCGGTCCTGAAGTACAGGTCTTGGATAACGAGAAACATCCCGATGCCAAAAACGGTACTACCCACCAAGCGGGATCCCTATACGATATGGTGGCACCTTCGGAAGATGTGACCAATGCCGTAGGGGAATGGAACACGATGGTCATTACCATAAACCATAAAGAGGAAAAAGGAAGCATTGCCATGAACGGAAAGCCTATTGTCGAGTTTCCTGTTGGAAATGAAATGTGGAAGGAAATGGTGTCAAAATCGAAATTTGCCGACTGGGAGCATTTCGGAAAATTTACTACTGGAAAGATCGGTTTGCAAGACCATGGTGACCAAGTGGCTTTCAGGAATATTAAAATCAAGGAACTATAGTAGCAGCTCTAGGTTAGATATCACATGCCTTGCTTTTTGGGGAAGGATTCGCTGTTTTTTAACTTGTAGTGCGAATCAATTCGAACCAATAGGGCCATTTTTCGAAATCACTCCATGTTTCTTAGACGGGATGTTAGTGGATTAAGGTGGTCAGTAATGGAGGGTAGGGGCTTCTACTTTCTGTAATTACGTTATATTTGCCAAAATTCGCAGCAATTTATGATTCAGTCCATGACCGGTTTCGGTAAGCATGTTATACAGCTTCCGACAAAAAAAATTACCGTAGAGCTCAAATCCCTAAACAGTAAAAGTCTTGATTTAAATGCGCGTATGCCTTCCGCATATCGTGAAAAAGAGCTAGAGCTACGCAAGACTATTGCAAGTTCGTTGATGCGCGGTAAAGTGGATTTCGGACTATATATTGAACTTACCAGCGGTGAGACTTCGGCCGAGGTGAACGAGGCTGCCGTAAAAAACTACATGAAACAACTAAAGGCCATCGCCGACGGCGACGACCTAAAGCTGCTTGACATGGCGCTTAGAATGCCCGATGCCCTAAAGACGGAACGTGAAGATATCGATGAAAACGAATATGAATCGATAAAGCTTGCGGTTCAAGAGGCCCTAAAGGAGATAAATAAATTTCGCTCCGAAGAGGGAGAGGTACTCGAGAAAGATTTTCTTCAACGAATTGAGAATTTGCAGCAGCTATTGGAGCAGGTCGTGGTTATGGATCCAGATCGTCAGACCGATGTTCGTGAACGATTGAACAAGGCCGTTAGCGACCTCAAGGCCGACCTAGACGCCAACCGTTTTGAACAAGAACTCATCTACTACTTGGAAAAATACGATATCACGGAAGAGAAAGTACGTCTGGCCAATCATCTTGATTATTTTACGAGTACCTTGAAATCTGATGATTCCAACGGTAAAAAACTCGGTTTTATAGCGCAAGAGATCGGGCGTGAAATCAATACCATAGGTTCGAAGGCCAATTATGCGCCCATGCAGCAATTGGTGGTGCAGATGAAAGATGAACTCGAAAAAATAAAGGAGCAAATGCTTAACGTGCTCTAGGCAAGGCAATTCAAAATCAGTCAATTCATGAAAGGCGGTAAATTAATTATATTCTCGGCACCTTCGGGAAGCGGTAAAACAACCATTGTTAGACATTTGTTAGAGCAGCCCGAGCTCAACCTTGCATTTTCGGTTTCGGCCACCTCACGGCCGCGTAGGGCCAAGGAAAAGCAAGGGGAGCATTATTATTTTATGTCGATTTCGGAGTTTAAAAACCATATTAAGAACGATGATTTTCTCGAATGGGAAGAGGTGTACCGCGATAATTTTTACGGTACCTTAAAATCTGAGATCGAGCGACTCTGGGCCGAAGGCAAAAATGTCATTTTTGACATAGATGTTGCAGGAGGACTACGTATCAAACGAAAGTTTCCGGAAGAGACCCTAGCCGTTTTTGTAAAGCCGCCGAGCGTAGATGAACTTAAGATCCGACTTAAAAAACGCAGTACCGAAAGCGAGGATAAAATCAATATGCGAATAGCGAAGGCATCGGTAGAGTTGGCGACCGCTCCGCAATTCGATAAAATTATCAAGAATTACGACCTTGATACGGCCTTAAAGGAAGCGCACGAGTTGGTGGCTGATTTTGTAGGGGCGAAAATTGAGAAGTAAGCTTAAAGAAACAAAGTCACCGGTTCTTGAATATGAAAAAAATAGGTCTCTATTTCGGCACCTTCAACCCCATACACATAGGGCATATGGTCATTGCCAATCATATGGTGGAATTTTCAGACCTTGATGAGGTTTGGTTCGTGGTTACGCCACAGAGTCCTTTTAAGACCAAAAAGACCTTGCTCGCCGACAATCACCGCTACCAGATGGTGTACGAGGCTACAAAAGACTACCCGAAGTTGAAACCGAGTAACATAGAATTCGGCTTGCCGCAGCCGAACTATACCATCCATACCTTGGTTCATCTGAACGAGAAATACGGTTCAGACCATGCATTTTGCCTGATTATGGGGGAGGATAACCTCAAGGGCTTCCATAAATGGAAAAACTATGAAGTTATTTTGAGCGATTACGATGTATATGTGTACCCTAGAATATCGGAAGGGGAAATTGAGCATCGCTTTAAAGGGCATCCCAAGATTCACAAGGTAGACGCTCCTATCATGGAAATCTCTTCGACCTTTATTCGCAAAAGCCATAAGGAGGGTAAGAATATCCGTCCCTTGCTTACCGATTCGGTATGGAAGTATATGGATGAAATGAATTTTTATCGTTAGCCTATCGTTTTATGAGCTTACGGCCGTTTTCATGATAGATTTTTTTGAGGGTTTCGTCGTTGAGGTCTAGTCCGTTCAGAGGCCAATGGTACGAAAAGTAATCCCAGGCATAAAAATGTTCATCGGCACTTTCCAGAATTTTAAAGGTAGTACGGTACATGGTATCGTCCATCCCCATATCCGTTCCATATACCAATCGGTCTTTATATTTCTCAAAAAAGCGTTTCGTGCGTCTGGGTACCGGTGCTACTTCGGCATATCGTGCTGAGATATCTGCG is from Zobellia galactanivorans and encodes:
- a CDS encoding sugar phosphate isomerase/epimerase family protein; translated protein: MKTIKGPGVFLAQFVDSKAPFNTLDGMCKWAADLGYKGIQIPTWESFLIDLDKAAESQDYCDELKGKVNSYGLEITELSTHLQGQLVAVHPAYDLMFDSFAPDAVKNNPKARTEWAVDVVKKAATASRRLGLNAHATFSGALLWHTWHPWPQRPAGLVEMGFEELAKRWMPILNHFDEQGVDVCYEIHPGEDLHDGDTFERFLAATGNHKRVNILYDPSHFVLQQLDYIEYIDHYHEFIKSFHVKDSEFNPTGKKGAFGGYNDWGDRAGRYRSLGDGQIDFKTIFSKLTQYGCDVWAVMEWECCIKSPEQGAREGAVFIQDHIIEATEKTFDDFAGAAIDKEMLKKILGL
- a CDS encoding ASCH domain-containing protein — protein: MENASARNLWGDYLDKHLEHAFVDAPQVVHFCNNEQDANECAALVKKGIKRATSHSLLGLQYRKQPLPKIGDFMIVTNWEGEAQCIVRTTAVKLRPYFSIDEAYAQLEGEGDKSLAYWKKVHWDYFTKELAAFNRKPNESMIIVCQEFEKIFDR
- a CDS encoding Gfo/Idh/MocA family protein encodes the protein MPKKIRLGILGGGGDSLIGVLHRVASHINDNYQIVGAVFNPDFEQNMAFAKEIDVPTDRIYKDFDTMIEEEMKLPEDERIQVCSVLTPNFLHFPMALKLLENGFHVICEKPMTTSLEEAKKLQAAHEKAGTVFALTHTYTGYPMVRQMREMIKNGELGRIHKVDAVYYQGWINEIIHDQEKRSSVWRLDPKKAGISSCIGDIGVHAFNMVEYTTGLKIKSILSDFNYLYEDNQMDVDGTVLIRMSDHVKGVIRSSQVATGEENGLGIAIYGEKGAFRWEQENPNYLYVLSDTKPTQVYKPGHAYNSELSLGGTKLPPGHPEGIFDSMANIYLGVAKAIRGEQYDSGEYPTMTDGVRGMNFIEATVESNKNGNTWVELED
- a CDS encoding GMC oxidoreductase — protein: MNKEEIFDAIVVGTGISGGWAAKELCENGLKTLVLERGPMVRHIEDYPTMNDDPWDYPLKGELSKADKEKYHIQSRVGWAPKEDVKHFFVNDLDHPYVETKRFDWIRGYQVGGRSLTWGKQSYRWSDLDFEANKKEGIGVDWPVRYKDISPWYDKVEAYIGVSGENLGLPHLPDGIFQPKMDLNCVEEEFKASVAEKFDDGRLITIGRAAHITDPDADFEGRGTCQNRNRCWRGCPFGGYFSSNSSTLPAAERTGNMTLRPNSIVYEVVYDDTTKKATGVKIIDAETNEKIEFKAKVIFLCASSMASVGILLQSKSERFPNGLGNDSDALGRGIMDHHYKLGASAKVDGYLDKYYKGRRPNGFYIPRFVNLNDETKREGYLRGFGYQGSASRQDWSASIGEMGYGKDLKESILKPGHWQIGVTGFGEFLPYDDNRVTLSRSKKDKWGLPQLDFDVEFKENEYNMREDIKKEIVAMFKAAGFKDVQPYDEVTGPGLGIHEMGGARMGHSPKTSIVNKHNQLHTVPNVYVTDGAFMSSSSCVNPSLTYMAFTARAANHAAEQLKSGKLS
- a CDS encoding MFS transporter, with translation MTIKIKAQLSLMMFLEFFIWGGWFVTLGIYLPNSLGSTGSEIALAYSTQSWGAILAPFIIGLIADRYFNAERILGVLHLIGAALMYAMYQATDFSGFFPFLLAYMIMYMSTLALVNSVSFNQMKDPAKEFSFVRVFGTIGWITAGLLISFFNWDSQEGITEGFLRNTFLMASVSSAILGVFSFTLPKTPPTADKSQKIKLSDILGLDALALLKDRNFLIFFLASVFICIPLAFYYQHAGQFLGEIGVANPAGKMTIGQISEILFLLLLPFFFKRFGFKMTIVAAMLAWGLRYLMFAFGDTGELVFMLLTGIALHGVCYDFFFVSGQIYTDSKAGAKYKSAAQGLITLATYGVGMLIGFWIAGAITDTYVMDGGQHDWSTIWLYPSAFAFLVLLLFSILFKNEKIAYKS
- a CDS encoding 3-keto-disaccharide hydrolase; this encodes MKNLLLILFMAVVAFGCKEKTEKKQGEMEAAPIAETEVEEPVQEWTVLFDGSSFEGWKEYNKEGVSENWKLEDGAMVFYPPKDRKKGEAFNLVTEKEYTDFVLSLEWKISEGGNSGVFWGVSENPELSEAYQTGPEVQVLDNEKHPDAKNGTTHQAGSLYDMVAPSEDVTNAVGEWNTMVITINHKEEKGSIAMNGKPIVEFPVGNEMWKEMVSKSKFADWEHFGKFTTGKIGLQDHGDQVAFRNIKIKEL
- a CDS encoding glycoside hydrolase family 2 TIM barrel-domain containing protein → MLNSTPYKPSFGLFLPFLGLFLSISLQAQAPKWENPEWENPEIFQINREAPTASFYRYKTPENALQNDSWENSPFYRSLNGDWRFKYADNVMARPLDFQTADFDTSTWSTIPVPSNWELQGHGIPIYTNIVYPFPKNPPFIPHDKNPVGSYKRDFEISEDWNGKNIYLHFGGVSGAMYVWVNGQKVGYSEGSKTPAEFNITKYLKAGKNTLAVQVLRWSDASYMEDQDFWRLSGIDRNVYLYATETTTIKDYRAIADLENDYKDGLLKLNLKLENTGKKAKGYKVGVQLLDDGKVLYSEEKEVVFNQNSAVVEFDKSLKNIKSWNAEKPNLYTLLFTLKDRKGKVTEAINSKIGFRKIEIKNNQFLVNGQAVLIKGANLHDHDETTGHVISREATLKDMEVMKRNNLNAIRCSHYPKNEFFYRMADQYGFYIVDEVNIETHGMGTTNQGLDNDEEAKTTHPAYRPEWKAMHLDRTMRMYERDKNFTSIVTWSLGNEAGNGENFFATYEWLKKQDDTRPVQYEGATQYANTDIQAPMYATIEQTVKYAENDPKRPLIQCEYAHAMGNSVGNLQDYWDVIEKYDVLQGGFIWDWVDQGLKTKNEDGVEFYAFGGDFGASHLQHDNNFCLNGLVNPDRSAHPALYEVKKVYQYVKFKSNNPKSGKITITNKYDFTNLSEYNFTWKLFKNGIEVKAGTITDVAVAPYESKEFQIALPELTDEKSEYFLNVYASTKNASPLVPQGFTLAYEQFQLTDYTPSVFELETSGLSVTNVDGTVKIKGEGFEVGFSSSDGSLTTLDYGQGNLIKNGPSVNFWRAPTDNDYGYNMPKRLKVWKEATETQNLTSFQLNSNDGKKVIDAVKLSKNPFKIKNDLQLTATYSLPSVQGEATVTYAINNKGEILVSTDLSNIKDSLPIVPRFGNNFIIDSAYDNVSWYGRGPHENYQDRNTSALVGSYNAKVKDLYFEYIRPQENGNRTDIRTVSFLNRNGKGIEISSPRLFGFSAHNQYNSDFDEGMEKQQRHTYDIPQRDLININIDYSQMGVGGDNSWGLLPHEEYQIKPDNLSFSFMIQPVK